One segment of Micromonospora parathelypteridis DNA contains the following:
- a CDS encoding futalosine hydrolase: MTGLLVVTAVPAEADAVRAGLADATVTVAPVGVGPAVAGAATARLLALAEATGRPYRAVISAGVAGGFTGRAEVGDTVLGTASIAADLGAESPDGFIPVDELGMPLALLGAGSVVQADPGLLAALRAALPAATTGPVLTLSTVTGTAASTEELRRRHPEAVAEAMEGYGVAVAAAQAGVPFAELRTISNPIGPRDRNAWRLRDALAALTAAAPALR, from the coding sequence GTGACCGGCCTGTTGGTGGTGACGGCGGTGCCAGCCGAGGCGGACGCGGTCCGTGCCGGGCTGGCCGATGCCACCGTGACCGTCGCCCCGGTCGGCGTGGGCCCGGCCGTCGCCGGCGCCGCCACCGCCCGGCTGTTGGCGCTGGCCGAGGCCACGGGTCGCCCGTACCGTGCGGTAATCAGCGCCGGCGTGGCCGGCGGCTTCACCGGGCGGGCCGAAGTCGGCGACACGGTGCTCGGCACCGCCAGCATCGCCGCCGACCTGGGTGCCGAGTCGCCGGACGGTTTCATCCCCGTCGACGAGTTGGGCATGCCGCTCGCGCTGCTCGGTGCCGGCAGTGTGGTGCAGGCCGACCCGGGCCTCCTGGCGGCGCTGCGGGCCGCCCTTCCGGCGGCCACGACCGGCCCGGTGCTCACGCTCAGCACGGTCACCGGCACCGCCGCCAGCACCGAGGAGCTGCGCCGCAGGCATCCGGAGGCGGTCGCCGAGGCCATGGAGGGGTACGGCGTGGCGGTCGCCGCAGCGCAGGCCGGGGTGCCCTTCGCCGAGCTACGCACCATCTCCAACCCGATCGGCCCTCGTGACCGCAACGCCTGGCGACTGCGCGACGCTCTCGCCGCGCTGACCGCAGCAGCCCCAGCGCTGCGCTGA
- a CDS encoding cold-shock protein, producing the protein MPTGRVKWYDTAKGYGFVTSDEGGDVFLPKGALPAGVTDLKGGQRVDFSVVDSRRGAQAMGVKLLDAPPSMAELRRRPAEELHGLVEDMIKVLEAKVQPDLRRGRYPDKKTAQKIAQLVHAVANELEV; encoded by the coding sequence GTGCCTACGGGTCGAGTGAAGTGGTACGACACGGCCAAGGGATACGGCTTCGTCACCAGTGACGAGGGCGGCGACGTGTTCCTGCCCAAGGGGGCGTTGCCGGCGGGTGTCACCGACCTCAAGGGTGGCCAACGGGTCGACTTCAGCGTGGTGGACAGCCGCCGGGGCGCGCAGGCCATGGGAGTCAAGCTGCTGGACGCACCGCCGTCGATGGCGGAGTTGCGCCGTCGGCCGGCCGAGGAACTGCACGGCCTGGTCGAAGACATGATCAAGGTGCTGGAGGCGAAGGTCCAGCCGGACCTGCGCCGGGGTCGGTACCCGGACAAGAAGACCGCCCAGAAGATCGCTCAGCTGGTCCACGCCGTAGCGAACGAGCTGGAGGTCTGA
- a CDS encoding HAD family hydrolase: MYALTVGFDLDMTLVDSRPGIAATYRALTARTGVPVDAELAVSRLGPPLRTEIAHWFPPEQVESAVRVYRELYPAYAIIPTVPLPGAREAIDAIRARGGRVLVVTSKIGRLAQLHLDHLGITVDELAGDLFAEQKATALREHDATHYVGDHVADMVAAAAAGVPGIGVATGPCSPDELRAAGADVVLDDLREFPAALDGMIQLALEQ, encoded by the coding sequence ATGTACGCCCTGACGGTCGGATTTGATCTCGACATGACCCTGGTTGACTCCCGCCCCGGCATCGCTGCCACCTACCGGGCGCTGACCGCGAGGACCGGTGTGCCGGTGGACGCGGAGCTGGCGGTGTCCCGTCTCGGCCCGCCGCTGCGTACCGAGATCGCCCACTGGTTTCCGCCGGAGCAGGTGGAGTCGGCCGTTCGCGTGTACCGCGAGCTGTACCCGGCGTACGCGATCATCCCGACGGTCCCGCTGCCCGGCGCACGGGAGGCCATCGACGCGATCCGTGCTCGGGGCGGGCGTGTGCTGGTCGTCACTTCGAAGATCGGTCGGCTGGCCCAGCTGCACCTGGATCACCTCGGCATCACGGTCGACGAGTTGGCCGGTGACCTGTTCGCCGAGCAGAAGGCGACCGCCCTGCGGGAGCACGACGCGACCCACTACGTCGGTGACCATGTGGCCGACATGGTCGCGGCGGCGGCCGCCGGAGTGCCCGGTATCGGCGTCGCGACCGGCCCCTGCTCCCCCGATGAGCTGCGGGCCGCCGGGGCGGACGTGGTGCTGGATGATCTCCGCGAATTCCCGGCGGCGCTCGACGGCATGATCCAGCTAGCCTTGGAGCAGTAG
- a CDS encoding 1,4-dihydroxy-6-naphthoate synthase: protein MALSLAISPCPNDTFVFHALVHGRVPDAPPVEVTYADVDVTNTAAERGAFDLVKVSFAALPWLLDDYHLLPCGGALGRGCGPLVLTRGDRDGGPDRTDLTGATVAVPGDRTTAYLLFRLWSAGRPPARIEVVPFHEIMPGVAAGRYDAGLVIHEARFTYHRHGLSALVDLGEWWEADTGLPIPLGAILARRGAVDPEAAAGWVRESVRQAWADPAASREYVLAHAQEMELDVVDRHIGLYVNEFTADLGEAGFAAVTALLDRAATAGLVPQTSSSFATAWTS, encoded by the coding sequence GTGGCGCTCTCTCTGGCGATCTCGCCCTGCCCCAACGACACGTTCGTCTTCCACGCCCTGGTGCACGGGCGGGTGCCCGATGCGCCGCCGGTCGAGGTGACGTACGCCGACGTGGACGTCACCAACACGGCGGCCGAGCGGGGCGCGTTCGACCTGGTGAAGGTGAGTTTCGCGGCGTTGCCCTGGCTGCTCGACGACTACCACCTGCTGCCCTGCGGTGGCGCGCTCGGTCGTGGCTGCGGCCCGCTCGTGCTCACCCGGGGCGACCGCGACGGCGGGCCGGACCGCACCGACCTGACCGGCGCCACAGTGGCGGTGCCGGGTGACCGGACCACCGCGTACCTGCTGTTCCGGCTCTGGTCGGCCGGACGGCCGCCGGCCCGGATCGAGGTGGTTCCGTTCCACGAGATCATGCCGGGCGTCGCGGCCGGCCGCTACGACGCTGGGCTGGTCATCCACGAGGCCCGGTTCACCTACCACCGGCACGGCCTGAGCGCCCTGGTCGACCTCGGCGAGTGGTGGGAGGCCGACACCGGCCTACCCATCCCGCTCGGCGCGATCCTGGCCCGTCGTGGCGCGGTGGACCCGGAGGCTGCGGCCGGGTGGGTCCGCGAGTCGGTCCGGCAGGCCTGGGCGGACCCGGCGGCCAGCCGGGAGTACGTGCTGGCGCACGCCCAGGAGATGGAACTCGACGTGGTGGACCGGCACATCGGCCTCTACGTCAACGAGTTCACCGCGGACCTGGGCGAGGCCGGATTCGCCGCGGTGACGGCACTGCTTGACCGCGCCGCCACCGCCGGGCTGGTGCCTCAGACCTCCAGCTCGTTCGCTACGGCGTGGACCAGCTGA
- a CDS encoding GNAT family N-acetyltransferase produces the protein MRSTWGQPLRDLRRRADLSQRELAERSGVPKSTLARIEAAQGAGPAFRTVERLVRAAGGEIVLKLPNAHSSAAVDESPQAPDNELRDEAGRRYPAHLDVRRVLTLKDWPAAWWVHSYTLPQRLWPVRVPELTYDLDRARRDERRLRDRTRAQVRFRRAFDGLPATSWRFLAEVPGAGPVGELRAHERSLDLLLGEDWGDRRELVLESIVVAPGLRTLGLGRQLIELLAREMAVADIRTIHAIADGGNVEFLLACGFELQAGRPSALTLEVRPPRP, from the coding sequence GTGCGATCGACGTGGGGGCAACCCCTGCGGGACCTTCGTCGACGGGCCGACCTGAGCCAGCGCGAGTTGGCCGAGAGGTCCGGAGTCCCGAAGAGCACGTTGGCTCGGATCGAGGCGGCGCAGGGTGCCGGGCCGGCGTTCCGCACGGTGGAGCGGCTGGTCCGTGCGGCTGGCGGTGAGATTGTTCTTAAACTCCCCAACGCCCACTCCTCTGCGGCGGTCGACGAGTCACCGCAGGCGCCTGACAACGAGCTGCGGGACGAGGCCGGCCGCCGGTACCCGGCGCACCTCGACGTCCGTCGAGTCCTGACCCTCAAGGACTGGCCGGCCGCCTGGTGGGTGCACTCCTACACCCTCCCGCAGCGGTTGTGGCCGGTACGCGTCCCGGAGCTGACCTATGACCTCGATCGAGCACGACGTGACGAGCGGCGGTTGCGGGACCGGACACGGGCTCAGGTGCGGTTTCGGCGCGCGTTCGATGGGCTGCCAGCCACCTCTTGGCGCTTTCTCGCCGAGGTGCCCGGGGCCGGGCCGGTCGGTGAGTTGCGGGCCCATGAGCGAAGCTTGGACCTCCTCCTTGGCGAGGATTGGGGCGACCGGCGTGAGCTGGTATTGGAGAGCATTGTCGTTGCTCCCGGCCTACGAACCCTGGGCCTGGGGCGTCAGCTGATCGAACTGCTGGCCAGGGAGATGGCAGTCGCCGACATCCGTACCATCCACGCGATAGCCGACGGCGGCAACGTCGAGTTTCTGCTCGCCTGCGGGTTCGAGCTGCAGGCAGGTCGGCCGTCGGCGCTCACGCTCGAGGTCCGTCCCCCTCGGCCGTAG